GAATGGCATCATTTTATTTCTTCGGGAGCTTTCGAATGGTATCATGGTGTAATGTAAAGGCTAGTATCACTACAAGGAGGTTGCTATACATGGCATACTCATTGCAAAGAGCACTTTCCCTGCATTTGTTCCTGTGGAAAACTTGTCTTGCAAATCGTTAAGGCCTTGTTCGGTTCCATGATAAATGAGAGGGATTGACATGTATCGGCAGGGATTAAATCCCATCTAGttcaaattccccccccccccccccccccccaaatcccctCCATTCCACTCCAATCCACTTGGGGAGTGGCTTAACCAAGGCCTAAAGGGAAAATTTAACGGACTAGTTCTCACATTTCAACTCCATGTTAGAGGCACAACTTGAGCTTACAGTATGATTTTCAAGTATGGAATTTAGATACAGTATTTCTAAGGAGAGTACACATTTCCCCTCGCAAAATCAAGCCTGTTTGATCTGAGAAATTGGGCATGGCAGAAGCTGATGAACAAGCAAGGCCCCAACGGGTACAACAAACGTAGTACGAGGAGGGTGGAAGATAGGTGAGCCCATTGATTAGATCGCAGAAAAACGGAGACAATGCAGGTCACAGAGTAGCACAGTACAGGGCCCAGTACCAAGAAAACACAGACGAGTTACATCAAAGTTCAGACTTCGGAATCATGGTCCCTCTCCTCACTCTCTCCAACACTCTCTTCTTCCTCGCAGAAACGCCGGCTCAATCATTCAATCACAAGGCGACACACGCACACAGACACCATTGCCACACATCGCACACGGTTTTATTTGGACACAGCAACATTATTCGCTACCAGCGGCAGAGGACTACGACgacgacggacggacggacggacggacggcgaCTAGGACGACTTGGGGGGCTTGTCCCCGGACTAATCCATGGCGATGTGTCGATGGCAATGCGGCAGCTCATCTCTGCACGAAGCAACAATTCACTGGTCAGAACACAGATGCAAGCAAGATGTATCAGGTTGAACTGCAGAGCAGTACGACTATAGTACTTACACCAGGGGAGGATCTTCCAGCGCTGGTTGTCGCCCTCGCACCACTTCCAGAGCACGATCTCGGTGCCGTCGTGGACGCCGCCGTGGGCCTTGTCGCCGTGGAAGGCGTCGAAGTTGAGGTAGATGTTGTTCACCATGCGCACGCAGCGGAAGCCCTTGCCCACGTCTCGGCTCTCCGTCCACAGCACCGACTCGTCCTGGTACGCCGGGTTGTACGGCACCAGCTTCACCTGCACATGCACGCACCATCAATTACAGATCTTCAGTAAGAACTGCCGCCAGATGCTTCTCtgctcaaatcatgcacaatcTTTATGTGTGTGGGTGCTTACGGGGTGGCCCTGGCCGGTGGAGTGCTTGATGCATTCGCCGGTGACCATGTTCACCAGTGCGAACGCAGGGTACCCTTCCTCGTCCCTGATCTTGTTGCTGTGCCTCATGTCCTTGATCCAGTGCTGCACAAAGATCCGGTAATTTCAGTTTCATTTACAGATCGCCACACGGCACGACAGGTAAAAAGAAAGGACTCTGTTTAATTTGGTCAAGTAGCGGCAGCAGAACTGACCTGGTAGTCGTCCCTGGGGTTGGTGGGGGCGAGGCAGACGGTGCCGTTGCGGGCGGTGAGGCTGTAGTCCTCCCCGGCCTTGCAGAAGACGCGCACGGCGTGCACGGGGGGCCCGCCGCCCATGGCGTGGGCGTTGTTGCCCATGGTGGCGCCGGACTCGACGGCGGCGTGCGCCTCGGCCCAGGGCCAGATCTTCCAGCACTGGTTGTCCCCCTTGCACCACTCCCAGAGCACGACGGTGGTGCCGTCGTGCACGCCGCCGTGGTCCTTGTCGCCGTTGAGGGCGTCGAAGCCGAGGCGGGTGTTGTTGACCATGCGGATGCAGCGGAAGCCCTTGCCCATGTCCTTGCTCTCCGTCCACAGCACCGACGCGTCCTCGTACGCCGGGTTGAACGGCACCAGCTTCACCTGCAACGCCACCGTCCCCCATGGACGCATATGTCAAAGATCAATCCAACCAACCAACCGAACCGAAGGAGGAGATGGACGGACGACTTACGGGGTGGGACTGGCCGATGGAGTGCTTGACGGCGAGGCCGGTGGCCTTGTTGACGAGCGCGAAGGCCGGCATGCCCTCCTCGTCCTTGACGGTGGTGCTGAAGCGCATGTCCTTGAGCCAGTGCTGGGTCTCGTCCTTGGGGTTGACGGGGGCGAGCACCACCTCGCCGTCGCGGACGGCGAGGCAGTAGTCCTCGGAGGCGCGGCAGTAGATCTTGAAGATCTGGTTGGGGCCCGACGCCGGCGGCGCCTGGTCCTTGTGGTGGTGCCCGAACCCGAACATCTCGGCGGCGAGGAGAGCGTGCGTGATCGACTGGAGAACGGTGGGAGCTGTGGGAGTGAGGAGAGAGCGCTGCCCCATGGCCCCGTTATATAGAGCCGGGAGCAGAGCAAACCAGGAGCATATCTCCACTCATCACGCGCTGTAAAATCTTGAAAATCTTTGGAGCATATCTCCAGCGGCCTGGACTAAATGGTAAAAAGTAATTACAGGATACGCTCGCTCGATCGATCGCTGCCAGTGCAGCACTAGCACTAGCCGTTTGGCGTGAATGTACTACCGGAAGATTTTGGTTCGATTAGCAGGATTTTGGCTCGATTCACAGCAGCAGCCAGCCGGTTGCTGCCAGTGAAAAGTCTTGATCAGCATTGGCTGGACGCATGCAAATGTATGCAATGGCCAAAAATGCCAGCAGCATACAGTATGAGTTGTTGTATTGGTGGAGTGCAGTTAGTGTATTTTGTATTTTGCACATCATCCGTTGTCTAATCCTAGCTGCTAGCAGTGTCTTCTTCTGGTGGGAGTATCATCCTTAGAGGCTAAGTATCCTGGTAATTAAAGACTAAATATTTTTCTCTGCTCTTGGATTGTTTTGGTCCTGCAGCAGTACTGGTGTCAGATTTCAGCTGACACTTGGCACTGCCTTGCAACATAGGAGTACTACTACTAGCCGTTTGGTGTGAATGTACTGGAAGGTTCTGGTTCGGTTTACCTACTACTTCAGTGTTTTCCATGGCATTAACTTTGCATTAGCTGTATGCATGCAAACACGCAATGGCCAGCGTATTTTGGATTAGTGGAGTACAGTTAATGTTTTTTGTATTTTGTACTCTATCCATTGTCTTATCTCAGCAGCGTTTTCTTCTAGTATACTCTTTTTTTTAGAAAATCTAGTGTACTCATCCTTAGAGGCTAAGTATCTATGTAATTTGGTCGATTTCAACAGGCCGACGCAAACGGACGCGGATTTGATCCGTTTTGTGTCCATTTGGATCGGCCGAGCGCACGAAGATGCTCGGTTCTGTTCAATGGGTCATAGGTGCATCCAATGCGGCCAATGCATTTCAAATTTGCGTATTAAAAAATAGTAATCCAAGTAAATCGTTAAAAAAAATATAAACTTCATAGCTAAAACGCCAGTCAAAGTCTACTTACATAAACTAAATTTTAAAAAAACAATAAACATAGAAACTTTTATAAAAATGCAGCCGTTGGCCCTAGGTTGCGTCCTCGTTCTCCTCGTTGGTCTGATCGATGAACGTTCGTGTCTACACCCACAGGAAGGCCCGCAGTAGGCTACCTGCGCCATGTCTGGCTGGGTAGTCTGCACCTCTTACACCACCTAGGCCGCTAGCTGCTTGGCCGCCTCCGTCGTCTACTCCACTTGGCGTTCGGCCGCCTCCCACTTGGCCGCCAATGCACCCCACCCGGGCGTGCACGACATGTAGAGAGGCAAGGTGCTCGTCTATGACCACGTTTGGAGTGGCGatggagcgggcggcgcgttggCCTCCACCCCGGCCGCAGATTCGACCATCACGAAAGCAAGGCCAGGTCAATGCGCCATCTCCTCGTGCTCGGATTCCTCGAGCGTCCGCCTAGTCGCCTCCTCTAGAGCCGTGAGGTACCCGGCCTCCTTCTTAACGACCACAGGTGGTGGTGCAACACGGGCCTCCATCATGACGCTCCTAAGGCGGCCCACATTGTGCTTCGTGGTGAACCACACATCCCACATCGGGGAGTTCAGCGCGTAGTCCGGGTCACAATAGAGCGCGGGCAGGAGGGCAGCACGACGGTTGTGAATGCCGGTCGCACGCGTGCGGTCAGACGGCGACACCGTCGACACCGGAACCCTGTCAGGGTTGAGGTGCGAGCCGTGTGGGAGGTTGACGTCCGGCCATGGCAGAagcaagtggtgctcccaatggtAGAGCATCCAGTGCACATGGATGTACAACCTATTGCATTCGCGTGCCTGTCACCTCCAAGGGGCATGCGACACCAAAGTGAAGTGGGCGGGGCGGCCTCGTGGTCATGCTTGCCACACTTGCTAAAGATGTCCATGGCGACGACATCGTGTCAGCCGGCAGGGGAGCAAGCTAGATGTGGACTGGTAGACTGGTGGGGATGGAAGTGGATGAGGCGGCCCCCATCGCACGCTTGCCATCTAAATAGGACGGGCGAGGATGCTTCAtgtggctgacgtgtgggcccgaacGTGCGCGTGGTATTTACTTGGACCGAAGGTGGTGGTTGGGCGGCCGACACGCGGGCCCGAGGTAGACATAAAGCGAACGGGAGGTGCTTCCTTCTTGTGTCCGTGTGGACACAAATCATGCATAGAATTTGGGCTGAAAGTGCTTCCAGACGAACACCAAGCAGACATAATTTGTGTGTGCCGGCGCGTCGAGCCATGTTTTCTGTCCGCGCGGACCCAAACAGGCACGGCCGGattgaagggaatatgccctagaggcaataataaagttattatttatttccttatatcatgataaatatttattattcatgctagaattgtattaaccggaaacatgatacatgtgtgaatacatagacaaacagagtgtcactagtatggctctacttgactagctcgtttatcaaagatggttatgttttctagcaatagacatgagttgtcatttgattaacgggatcacatcattaggagaatgatgtgattgacttgacccattccgttagcttagcacttgatcgtttagtttgttgctattgctttcttcatgacttatacatgttcctatgactatgagattatgcaactcccgtttaccggaggaacactttgtgtgctaccaaacgtcacaacgtaactgagtgattataaaggtgctctacaggtgtctccgaaggtacttgttgagttggcatatttcgggattaggatttgtcactccgattgtcggagaggtatctctgggcccactcggtaatgcacatcactataagccttgcaagcattgtaaccaatgagttagttgcgggatgatgtattacggaatgagtaaagagacttgccggtaacgagattgaactaggtattgagataccgacgatcgaatctcgggcaagtaacataccgatgacaaagggaacaacgtatgttgttatgcggttcgaccgataaagatcttcatagaatatgtaggaaccaatatgagaatccaggttccgctattggttattgaccggagacgtgtctcggtcatgtctacatagttctcgaacccgtagggtccgcacgcttacagttcggtgacaatcggtattatgagtttttgtgttttgatgtaccgaaggtagttcggagtcctggatatgatcatgatcacggacatgatgaggagtctcgaaatggtcgagacataaagatcgatatattggacgactatatttggataccggaatggttccgggtgagatcgggaatataccggagcaccgggagattttcggaaccccccgggaagtatatgggccttattgggctttagtggaaaggaggggaaaggagcaagggaggtgcacgcccccaagcccaattcgaattgggaagggggccgggcccccctttccttcctccctctctgctcttccttccctctcctactccaagttggaaagggggaatcctactcccagtgggagtaggactccccgtggcgcgcctctcctggccggccgcctcctcccccttgctcctttatatacaggggcaaggggcaccccatagacacacaattgatcattgatcccttagccatgcacggtgcccccctccaccataatccacctcgatcatatcgtagcagtgcttaggcgcatccctgcgtcggtagcatcatcatcaccgtcaccacgccgtcgtgctgacgaaactctcctgtgaagctttgctggatcggagctcgtgggacgtcatcgagttgaacgtgtgcagaactcggaggtgccgtgcgttcagtacttggatcggtcggatcgtgaagacgtacgactacatcaaccgcgttgtgctaacgcttccgctttcggtctacgagggtacgcggacacactctcccctctcattgctatgcatcaccatgatcccgcgtgtgcgtaggattttttttgaaattactatgttccccaacagtggcatccgagctaggttttatgcgtagatgttatatgcacgagtacaacacaagtgagttgtgggcgatacaagtcatactgcttaccagcatgtcatactttggttcggcggtattgttggatgaagcggctcggaccgacattacgcgtacgcttacgcgagactggttctaccgacgtgctttgcacataggtggctggcgggtgtcagtttctccaactttagttgaaccgagtgtggctacgcccggtccttgagaagtttaaaacaacactaacttgacgaactatcgttgtggttttgatgcgtaggtaagaacggcttttggcatcccatagcagccacgtaaaatttacaacaacaaagtagaggacatctaacttgtttttgcagggcatgttgtgatgtgatatggtcaagacatgatgctatattttgttgtatgagatgatcatgttttgtaaccgagttatcggcaactggcatgagccatatggttgtcgctttgttgtatgcaatgcaatcgcctgctttactttatcactaagcggtagcgatagtcgtagaagcaatagttggcgaaacgacaaccatgctacgatggagatcaaggtgtcgcgccggtgacgatggtgatcatgacggtgcttcggagatagagatcacaagcacaagatgatgatggccatatcatatcacttatattgattgcatgtgatgtttatcctttatgcatcttattcagCTTTGTTTGacggcagcattataagatgatctctcactaaatttcaaggtaaatgtgttctccctgagtatgcaccgttgccaaagtttctcgtgccgagacaccacatgatgatcgggtgtgataagctctacgttcatctacaatgggtgcaagccagttttgcacacgcggaatactcaggttaaacttgacgagcctagcatatgcagatatggcctcggaacaatgagaccgaaaggtcgagcgtgaatcatatagtagacatgatcaacatagtcatgttcaccattgaaaactactccatctcacgtgatgatcggacatggtttagttgatttggatcacgtgatcacttagatgattagagggatgtctatataagtgggagttcttaagtaatatgattaattgaacttaaatttatcatgaacttagtacatgatagtattttgcttgtctatgttgattgtagatagatggcccgtgctattgttccgttgaattttaatgcgttccttgagaaagaaaagttgaaagatgatggtagcaattacacggactgggtctgtaacttgaggattatcctcattgctgcacagaagaattacgtcctggaagcaccgctgggtgccaggcctgctacagatgctactaatgatgttaagaacgtttggcagagtaaagctgatgactactcgatggttcagtgtgccatgctttacggcttagaaccgggacttcaacgatgttttgaacgtcatggagcatatgagatgtttcaggagttgaagttaatatttcaagcaaatgcctggattaggagatatgaagtctccaataagttctatagctgcaagatggaggagaatagttttgttagtgaacatatactcaaaatgtctgggtatcataatcacttgactcaactgggagttaatcttcctgttgatagtgtcattgacagagttcttcaatcactgccaccaagctacaaaagcttcgtgatgaactataatatgcaagggatgaacaagacaattcccgagctcttcgcaatgctaaaggcagcataggtagaaataaaaaaggagcatcaagtgttgatggtcaacaagaccaccagttttaagaaaaagggcaaagggaataagaaggggaacttcaagaacaacaacaaacaagttgctgctcaggagaagaaacccaagtctggacctaagcctgagatcgagtgcttctactgcaaacagactggtcactggaagcagaactgccccaagtatttggcggataagaaggatggcaaggtgaacaaaggtatgtgatatacatgttattgatgtgtaccttaccagagctcgcagtagcacctgggtatttgatactggttctgttgctaatatttgcaactcaaaacagggactacggattaagcaaagactggctaaggacgaggtgacgatgcgcgtgggaaatggttccaaattctatgtgatcgccgtcggcacgctacctctacatctaccttcgggattagttttagacctaaataattgttatttagtgccagtgttaagcatgaacattatatctggattttgtttgatgcgatatagttattcatttaaatatgagaataatggttgttctatttatatcagtaatatcttttatggtcatgcacccttgaagagtggtctattttttgttgaatctcgatagtagtgatacacatattcataatgttgaagccaaaatatgcagagttgataatgatagtgcaacttatttgtggcacagccgtttgggtcatattggtataaagcgcatgaagaaactccatactgatggatttttggaatcacttgattatgaatcacttggtacttgcgaaccatgccttatgggcaagatgactaaaacaccgttctccggaactatggagcgagcaacagatttgttggaaatcatacatactgatgtatgtggtccgatgaatattgaggctcacggcgggtatcgttgttttctcaccttcacagatgatttgagcagatatgggtgtatctacttaatgaaacataagtctgaaacatttgaaaagttcaaagaatttcagagtgaagtggaaaatcatcgtaacaagaaaataaagtttctatgatctgatcgtggaggagaatatttgagttacgagtttggtctacatttgaaataatgcggaatagtttcgcaactcacgccacctggaacaccacagcgtaatggtgtgtccgaacgtcgtaatcgtactttactagatatggtgcgatctatgatgtctcttactgatttactgctatcgttttggggttatgctttagagatggctgcattcacgttaaatagggcaccatcaaaatccgtcgagacgacgccttataaactatggtttggcaagaaaccaaagttgtcgtttcttaaagtttgagactgcgatgcttatgtgaaaaagcttcaacctgataagctcgaacccaaattggagaaatgtgtattcataggatacccaaaggaaactattgggtacaccttctatcacagatccgaaggcaagacattcgttgctaagaatggatcctttctagagaaggagtttctctcgaaagaagtgagtgggaggaaagtagaacttgatgaggtaactatacctactcccttattgaaaagtagttcatcacagaaactggttcctgtgacacctacaccaattagtgaggaaaccagtgttgatgatcatgaaacttcagatcaagttactactgaacctcgtaggtcaaccagagcaagatccgcaacagagtggtacggtaatcctgttctggaggtcatgttacttgaccatgatgaacctacgaactatgaggaagcgatgatgagcccagattccacaaaatggcttgaggccatgaaatctgagatgggatccatgtatgagaacaaagtgtggactttggttgacttgcctaatgatcggaaggccatcgaaaataaatggatcttcaagaagaagacaaatgctaatggtaatgttactgtctacaaagctcgacttgttgcgaaaggtttttgacaagttcaaggagttgactacgatgagacctcaccagtagtgatgcttaagtccatccaaatcatgttcgctattgccgcattttatgattatgaaatttggcaaatggatgtaaagactgcattcctgaatggatttctggaagaagagttgtatatgatgcaacctgaaggtgctaacaaagtgtgcaagctccagcgatccatttatggactggtgcaagcctctcggagttggaataaacgttttgatagtgtgatcaaagcatatggttttatacagacttttggagaagcatgtatttacaagaaagtaagtgggagctctgtagcatttctaatattatatgtggatgacatattgttgattggaaatgatatagaatttctggatagcataaaaggatacttgaataagagtttttcaatgaaagacctcggtgaagctgcttacatattgggcatcaagatctatagagatagatcaagatgcttaattggaatttcacaaagcacataccttgacaaaattttgaagaagttcaaaatggatcaggcaaagaaagggttcttgcctgtgtttacaaggtgtgaagttgagtaagactcaatgcccgaccacttcagaagatagagagaaaatgaaagatgttccctatgcttcagccataggctctatcatgtatgcaatgctgtgtaccagacctgatgtgtgccttgctattagtttagcagggaagtacgaaagtaatccaagagtggatcattggatagcggtcaagaatatcctgaaatacttgaacatgactaaggatatgtttctcctttatggaggtgacaaagagctcatcgtaaatggttgcgTTGATGTAAGCttttgtggcaccctggctcagagaaaaccggaacgccccgtattccagcccagagatcgaggtgaggTCTTCTGGAATACGCCACTGCTTAGAATAGAACAAActagctctctattacaacacaaATATGAATACACgggttccgatattacaatgaataacatcggcacggtgacactacgccaaccacggttgctctatacaagcatcataacaactcgaagcagtggaacaacaactagcagcggaacaacgaacggtGATAAAGGACTCCAAttcacagggactctggctggaacgtttatcctagctcgcgaacacaggaacaacaccaaacaagcaagcaatccaggcacgatctgcaagctggcatgacacgccaggtcagtacatcgaatgtacttgcaagctcaccataaccagaagcattcaagacaaacaacagcatggaaattacaggttaagcaggaattatcatgagatcatcagaataacatggcatgaacaacatgaacataatactgctagaacaatatgatcatggcaaaaacatataaatctgatgatactagcatgcaacatgatgacactacatgcatcatttattctgctcgggttacctcgtaaccaacacatgcatcacttaccaacctcggacatcacacgatcatctcagaatcaaatcaagcttggtataaacaatactgtAGTAATCAGTAAATGActacaaggagcttgatctttacccacgattctcgcacaacatcacgaatatccaacaactcggtatccgcgataccacggtgatcattccggcgatcacaaccatgaccaacacttagtCTCAAACCATGATCCTTCTAgcaatcacaaccaacttatctcaaacAGTGGTccttccggtgatcacaaccaacttatttCCTCATCGAATCGGGGTTGTTATTATGCACATTATTATTAAGGTTGTTGACTCATGAtgggaccgacacgaactgggcccttatacACGGGCGCGACTATCGacagatttaatatacactctacagaggtagtacactgtacccacactacggaacccatggtctcgcactcccatacgtgcgGACACGGAGTTCCGACAGAACcgatctattgccatgacactctcccggccactccgaccaactcccctttgggctaggtcctgggtggccccgtgcctaccaaaggcaccaatggccaccgtcgtggtgaaacggtcccaaacagggacgaggatccatactcaacaacaacgggcacacaaggttatgtccacctacctaatcagggtagcgcgcgcccataaccttccctcgttggaggcaccggcgagaggcatgacaatagatccagttaggaccttccataaaggtaagcgtggttgcactggtcaatttcgatatggtggcaccatgactcagccaacagttgttcgagttcaatttaatccggttaaacttgaatgcaatatgctgagccatgataaaataacacgATGCAattacaatacatgagcatgatatcaacataatcatgtgagaaccacataactatccaccatatcaacaatgaattaTATCCAACTaaacatggcatactgactagcatgaacctCATAAGTACATACTACTCATCGAaacctagcatgaccactagcatcaacaataaatatcatgcaagacatATCAATAAAGCTACCATGCaatcatttaaccaactggatgcaacagaacatgcataacaacggtactcgggacagacgacAGTCATGCAGCGAAGACCATCACCACTATCAACatatactactagcaagcataagcataaagaatactagcaactagcagggcatgacaacgaagtgcataacaacatagcaagtaAGTAGGCATGAACCCATAAGCGTTACCGAAACAACTATAACCA
The window above is part of the Triticum aestivum cultivar Chinese Spring chromosome 2A, IWGSC CS RefSeq v2.1, whole genome shotgun sequence genome. Proteins encoded here:
- the LOC123187446 gene encoding ricin B-like lectin R40G2, translating into MGQRSLLTPTAPTVLQSITHALLAAEMFGFGHHHKDQAPPASGPNQIFKIYCRASEDYCLAVRDGEVVLAPVNPKDETQHWLKDMRFSTTVKDEEGMPAFALVNKATGLAVKHSIGQSHPVKLVPFNPAYEDASVLWTESKDMGKGFRCIRMVNNTRLGFDALNGDKDHGGVHDGTTVVLWEWCKGDNQCWKIWPWAEAHAAVESGATMGNNAHAMGGGPPVHAVRVFCKAGEDYSLTARNGTVCLAPTNPRDDYQHWIKDMRHSNKIRDEEGYPAFALVNMVTGECIKHSTGQGHPVKLVPYNPAYQDESVLWTESRDVGKGFRCVRMVNNIYLNFDAFHGDKAHGGVHDGTEIVLWKWCEGDNQRWKILPW